The following are from one region of the Streptomyces fradiae genome:
- a CDS encoding DUF998 domain-containing protein has product MRRVPRWALLPSGTAPVVLVAGWTTAAALEGPSYDAVRQTISVLAAYGAAGFWVMTSALFAVGVCHLGTAWALRPAAPAGRVALAAGGLAAVVVSLVPAPTSGGSLRHGSVAATGFAFLALWPLLAAVRGGARAPWALRPLPALLATASMGAGALWYLVATDGDGPAGVAERLVTCLQSLWPLVVVLSCLWHQRRADPGPPPPPLAPPPPPPPPRAAG; this is encoded by the coding sequence ATGCGACGCGTTCCGAGATGGGCCCTGCTGCCGTCGGGCACCGCCCCCGTGGTCCTGGTCGCCGGCTGGACGACCGCGGCGGCGCTCGAAGGCCCTTCCTACGACGCCGTGCGGCAGACCATCAGCGTCCTCGCCGCCTACGGCGCCGCGGGCTTCTGGGTCATGACCAGCGCCCTCTTCGCCGTCGGCGTCTGCCACCTGGGCACCGCCTGGGCGCTGCGCCCCGCCGCTCCCGCCGGGCGGGTCGCGCTGGCCGCCGGCGGCCTGGCCGCCGTGGTCGTGTCCCTGGTCCCGGCGCCCACCAGCGGCGGCTCGCTGCGGCACGGCTCGGTCGCCGCCACCGGCTTCGCGTTCCTCGCTCTGTGGCCGCTGCTCGCCGCCGTACGGGGCGGGGCCCGGGCCCCCTGGGCGCTGCGGCCGCTGCCCGCGCTCCTGGCCACGGCGTCGATGGGCGCCGGCGCCCTCTGGTACCTGGTGGCGACCGACGGCGACGGCCCCGCGGGCGTCGCCGAACGCCTCGTCACCTGCCTGCAGTCGCTGTGGCCGCTGGTCGTGGTCCTCTCCTGCCTGTGGCACCAGCGGCGCGCGGACCCGGGGCCGCCACCGCCCCCACTGGCCCCGCCGCCCCCGCCGCCGCCCCCGCGGGCGGCCGGCTGA
- a CDS encoding sigma-70 family RNA polymerase sigma factor → MQAPHGTELVRAAQAGDPRAQDRLVADHLPLVYNIVGRAMNGHHDVDDVVQETMLRALDGLGTLRAPDSFRSWLVAIAMNTLRSHWQRQQARYAAGALDDARDLAHPGGDFVDLAVVRLQLSGQRRETAEATRWLEPEDSALLSLWWLECAGELTRHEVAAALDLTPEHTAVRVQRMKTQLETARVVVRALSAQPLCPTLRDGLASWDGHPSALWRKRIARHARACPHCAGLWHGLVPAEGLLAGLLLVPPAALLLAAVRDGARLGPAAATAPLDAVPAAVATPAAASGAGRGRHAAHSAPAAPAAPAGRGALRRERERKRGRRRAAAAAGLAVVAVTGGTFYLTTGPDGDPDPAEVTTAAAPDTATGTSISPDGADPATTSTSPTASPSARPSSHPPKPSPSRTTTKPAPPRTTAPAPRPQPTRPTSTSGSGGGTSDPNATEAQQVIDLTNAERAKAGCGPVTANSLLTRAAQGHSDDMAARNFFDHTNPDGADPGDRATATGYRWSTYGENIAKGQRTPAEVMDAWMNSPGHRANILNCSFKEIGIGIHDAGGPYWTQVFGAQ, encoded by the coding sequence ATGCAAGCACCGCACGGGACCGAGCTGGTGAGGGCCGCGCAGGCCGGCGACCCCCGGGCGCAGGACCGGCTCGTCGCCGACCACCTGCCGCTGGTCTACAACATCGTGGGCCGCGCGATGAACGGGCACCACGACGTCGACGACGTGGTGCAGGAGACCATGCTGCGCGCGCTCGACGGCCTCGGCACCCTGCGGGCCCCGGACAGCTTCCGGTCCTGGCTGGTCGCCATCGCCATGAACACCCTGCGCTCCCACTGGCAGCGGCAGCAGGCCCGGTACGCCGCCGGCGCCCTCGACGACGCCCGCGACCTGGCCCACCCCGGCGGCGACTTCGTCGACCTTGCCGTGGTCCGGCTGCAGCTGTCCGGACAGCGCCGCGAGACCGCCGAGGCCACCCGCTGGCTCGAACCCGAGGACAGCGCCCTGCTCTCCCTGTGGTGGCTGGAGTGCGCCGGCGAACTCACCCGCCACGAGGTCGCCGCCGCCCTCGACCTCACGCCGGAGCACACCGCCGTACGCGTCCAGCGCATGAAGACGCAGCTGGAGACCGCCCGGGTCGTCGTCCGTGCCCTGTCCGCCCAGCCGCTCTGCCCCACCCTGCGCGACGGCCTCGCCTCCTGGGACGGGCACCCCTCCGCGCTCTGGCGCAAGCGCATAGCCCGGCACGCGCGCGCGTGCCCGCACTGCGCCGGGCTCTGGCACGGTCTCGTCCCGGCCGAGGGCCTGCTCGCCGGACTCCTCCTGGTGCCCCCGGCCGCCCTGCTCCTCGCCGCCGTCCGCGACGGCGCCCGGCTCGGCCCGGCCGCCGCCACCGCACCCCTCGACGCCGTCCCCGCCGCCGTCGCCACCCCCGCCGCCGCGTCCGGTGCCGGACGCGGCAGGCACGCCGCCCACTCCGCGCCTGCCGCGCCCGCCGCGCCCGCCGGCCGCGGCGCCCTGCGCCGCGAGCGCGAACGCAAGCGCGGCCGGCGCCGGGCGGCCGCCGCCGCGGGCCTCGCCGTGGTCGCCGTCACCGGCGGCACCTTCTACCTCACCACCGGCCCCGACGGCGACCCCGATCCGGCCGAGGTCACCACGGCCGCCGCGCCCGACACCGCCACCGGCACCTCGATCAGCCCGGACGGCGCCGACCCCGCCACCACCTCCACCAGCCCCACCGCGAGCCCCTCCGCCCGGCCCTCCAGCCACCCGCCCAAGCCCTCGCCCAGCCGCACCACCACCAAGCCGGCCCCGCCGCGCACCACCGCGCCCGCGCCCCGCCCGCAGCCCACGCGTCCGACCAGCACCTCGGGCAGCGGCGGCGGCACCAGCGACCCGAACGCCACCGAGGCCCAGCAGGTCATCGACCTCACCAACGCCGAACGCGCCAAGGCGGGATGCGGCCCGGTCACCGCCAACTCCCTGCTCACCCGCGCCGCCCAGGGCCACTCCGACGACATGGCCGCCCGGAACTTCTTCGACCACACCAACCCCGACGGCGCCGACCCCGGCGACCGCGCCACCGCCACCGGCTACCGCTGGTCCACGTACGGCGAGAACATCGCCAAGGGCCAGCGGACGCCCGCCGAGGTCATGGACGCCTGGATGAACAGCCCCGGCCACCGCGCCAACATCCTCAACTGCTCCTTCAAGGAGATCGGCATCGGCATCCACGACGCCGGCGGCCCCTACTGGACGCAGGTCTTCGGCGCGCAGTAG
- a CDS encoding HSP90 family protein, which translates to MSHSHRTETAHTFQVDLRGLVDLLSHHLYSSPRVYLRELLQNAVDAITARQALHPDAPGRITVRTGDTLTVTDTGVGLTEADVHRFLATIGRSSKRTADGAFDGAGLDAARGEFIGQFGIGLLACFVVADEITVLSRSAADPAAPAVEWRGHSDGRYTIRTLPASEMPEPGTTVRLTPRADNAEWTTPERVVQLARHYGGLLRHEVTVVDPGGTSHRVNEAPPWERSHRSPLARKEALTAHCRELFDFTPLDTIELDLPAAGLRGVAYVLPTAVSPAQRAGHRVHLKGMLLTDQAPELLPDWAFFVRCVVDTTSLRPTASRESLYEDGTLSAVRDALGDRIRDWLTGLAASDPALLHRFIDTHHLAVKALARYDDELLRIVLPWLPFETTDGNVTLEEFARTHPTLLVTRSVEEFRQVAPIAAAAGLGVVNGGYTYDRDLVHRLPEIRPGTAVDDLDPATVTAHLDAVDPTAELRAAGFLAVARETIGVHDCDVVLRDFQPVTAPALLLDNREARHERTRAGLAADSDGLWADILGSLRNETPRAQLVLNHLNPLVRQAVTIAERGLAVTTAEALYGQALLLSRRPLRASESALLNRAFMGLLSHAMHHPGTDTPDAGTPGTEPRKDF; encoded by the coding sequence GTGTCCCACTCGCATCGGACCGAGACCGCCCACACCTTCCAGGTCGACCTGCGCGGCCTGGTCGACCTGCTCTCCCACCACCTCTACTCCAGCCCCCGCGTCTATCTGCGCGAGCTGCTGCAGAACGCCGTCGACGCGATCACCGCACGGCAGGCGCTGCACCCGGACGCGCCCGGCCGCATCACCGTGCGCACCGGTGACACCCTCACCGTCACGGACACCGGCGTCGGTCTGACCGAGGCCGATGTGCACCGCTTCCTCGCCACCATCGGGCGCAGCTCCAAGCGGACCGCCGACGGCGCCTTCGACGGCGCCGGACTCGACGCGGCGCGCGGGGAGTTCATCGGCCAGTTCGGCATCGGACTGCTCGCCTGCTTCGTCGTGGCCGACGAGATCACGGTGCTCAGCCGCTCGGCGGCCGACCCGGCGGCGCCCGCCGTCGAGTGGCGCGGGCACTCGGACGGCCGCTACACCATCCGTACGCTGCCGGCCTCGGAGATGCCCGAGCCGGGCACCACCGTGCGGCTGACCCCGCGCGCCGACAACGCCGAGTGGACGACCCCGGAGCGGGTGGTCCAGCTGGCCCGGCACTACGGCGGGCTGCTGCGGCACGAGGTCACCGTCGTCGACCCGGGCGGCACGTCCCACCGGGTCAACGAGGCGCCGCCGTGGGAGCGGAGCCACCGCTCGCCGCTGGCCCGCAAGGAGGCGCTGACCGCGCACTGCCGCGAGCTGTTCGACTTCACTCCCCTCGACACCATCGAGCTCGATCTGCCGGCCGCCGGACTGCGCGGCGTGGCCTATGTGCTGCCGACCGCGGTGAGCCCGGCCCAGCGGGCCGGCCACCGGGTGCACCTCAAGGGCATGCTGCTCACCGACCAGGCGCCCGAACTGCTGCCGGACTGGGCCTTCTTCGTGCGCTGCGTGGTCGACACCACCAGTCTGCGGCCGACCGCCTCGCGCGAGTCGCTGTACGAGGACGGCACCCTGTCGGCGGTACGGGACGCGCTCGGCGACCGGATCCGGGACTGGCTCACCGGGCTCGCCGCCAGCGACCCGGCGCTGCTGCACCGCTTCATCGACACCCACCACCTCGCGGTCAAGGCGCTCGCCCGCTACGACGACGAGCTGCTGCGGATCGTGCTGCCCTGGCTGCCGTTCGAGACCACCGACGGCAACGTCACCCTGGAGGAGTTCGCCCGGACCCATCCGACGCTGCTGGTCACCCGCAGCGTCGAGGAGTTCCGGCAGGTCGCGCCGATCGCCGCGGCCGCCGGCCTCGGCGTGGTCAACGGCGGCTACACCTACGACCGGGACCTGGTGCACCGGCTGCCGGAGATCCGGCCGGGCACGGCCGTCGACGACCTCGACCCGGCCACCGTCACCGCCCATCTCGACGCCGTCGACCCGACCGCCGAACTGCGCGCCGCGGGCTTCCTCGCGGTGGCCCGGGAGACCATCGGCGTGCACGACTGCGACGTCGTGCTGCGCGACTTCCAGCCGGTCACCGCGCCCGCGCTGCTGCTCGACAACCGCGAGGCCCGCCACGAGCGCACCCGGGCCGGGCTCGCCGCCGACAGCGACGGCCTGTGGGCCGACATCCTGGGCTCCCTGCGGAACGAGACGCCGCGCGCCCAGCTGGTCCTCAACCACCTCAATCCGCTGGTCCGGCAGGCCGTGACCATCGCCGAGCGGGGTCTCGCCGTCACCACGGCCGAGGCGCTGTACGGGCAGGCACTGCTGCTGAGCCGCCGCCCGCTGAGGGCGAGCGAGAGCGCCCTGCTCAACCGGGCCTTCATGGGCCTGCTCAGCCACGCCATGCACCACCCCGGTACGGACACCCCCGACGCGGGCACCCCCGGCACCGAGCCCCGGAAGGACTTCTGA
- a CDS encoding tetratricopeptide repeat protein yields MLDTPEAVFEALRENHERPHGLQRTVVAEELAEAAEVFEKPDVLVTALLELMTSYEFTGEHRKAPVVFARLLKLWDTAPESFSEWEAHQVFWRFKWVTTSLIQVPDVPLATIRGWVDRMRERYEAGGHGMQPVAAMSHHVAAHTGVGAADAYDLWITRPRTDLSDCEACETRNMARHLMADGDDSAALDAWGPVLDGSQSCSEEPQSSQARALLPLLRTGRTDEARSHHLTGYRRVRGNTGMQQEVGLHLEFCALSRNEGRGLEILAENRGLFEATGAPLARLGFLTGVEVLLARIVAQGHGDVTVAGPPGRNWTAAGLLGQVRAEAEPLAAAFDARNGTSAVGDRRKARLAQEPLLAEPLPLGLRTAVVRPATAPGATGTPASGTGPASPSASPSVSPSGVAIPEDFVELVQEARRLSGAGQPSEHRLWERIAERMADGSAPDPHDHRLGPRELLEAELADHRADGHGNAERRTEFAAEQDRAAGLFARAGMPWHALAARANALAWGAEWQDGETAGREETAAGIDALLAEAERLAAEAPFTGEAPGAGETAVSAHSGNDVGRTRVLHRLMVLNAAAYSAYREVLEQLPEPSEAAVARFDAFSGRLRTESERLSAPHQTANARQYVADLAARRGDLALAEAELRAALADVAAAGRPWRGSRPRCLLAQFLLARQEPDEAVELLHQAIGDAVRHDDAGFPLAPSYALLGHAASHQGDVGGAVRHLSEAAARYDQDGDREEAMDVRLQLADVLARAGQQADAVAVLESVLSDEAADGLDERMLAQARLTLARGLRELGEPLPAAEEFLRLADTVAGWEDDRAVHTLVAAEAAVTLALADRWDAAASAYDRAVAAHAEAGNPPMLAHMMREFARLTMLAREEEGVDAALEHLARADALLAAEPQDTEDFALWYEQGSVHYRRGRVLAEAQRFPEALEAVEAAIAAHERGGEEGEVPRAEAVRIAALIEGNGLERRAAAVTRLAAAAARCRAGGLPEAADILDALRKEFQER; encoded by the coding sequence ATGCTGGACACCCCCGAGGCCGTGTTCGAGGCGCTGCGGGAGAACCACGAGCGCCCGCACGGACTGCAGCGCACGGTCGTCGCCGAGGAGCTGGCGGAGGCGGCCGAGGTCTTCGAAAAGCCCGACGTCCTGGTCACCGCCCTGCTCGAGCTGATGACCTCGTACGAGTTCACCGGTGAGCACCGTAAGGCCCCGGTCGTCTTCGCCCGGCTGCTGAAGCTGTGGGACACCGCTCCGGAGTCCTTCAGCGAGTGGGAGGCCCACCAGGTCTTCTGGCGCTTCAAGTGGGTGACGACCTCCCTGATCCAGGTGCCCGACGTGCCGCTGGCCACGATCCGGGGCTGGGTCGACCGGATGCGCGAGCGGTACGAGGCGGGCGGGCACGGCATGCAGCCGGTGGCCGCGATGAGCCATCACGTCGCCGCGCACACCGGCGTGGGCGCCGCCGACGCGTACGACCTGTGGATCACCCGGCCCCGTACGGACCTCAGCGACTGCGAGGCCTGCGAGACCCGGAACATGGCCCGGCACCTGATGGCCGACGGCGACGACTCGGCGGCGCTCGACGCCTGGGGTCCGGTGCTCGACGGCTCCCAGAGCTGCTCCGAGGAGCCGCAGTCGAGCCAGGCGCGGGCCCTGCTGCCCCTGCTGCGCACCGGCCGGACGGACGAGGCCCGGTCCCATCACCTCACCGGCTACCGGCGGGTGCGGGGGAACACCGGCATGCAGCAGGAGGTGGGCCTGCACCTGGAGTTCTGCGCCCTATCGCGCAACGAGGGCCGGGGCCTGGAGATCCTCGCCGAGAACCGCGGTCTGTTCGAGGCCACGGGCGCGCCGCTGGCCCGGCTCGGCTTCCTCACCGGCGTCGAGGTGCTGCTCGCCCGGATCGTCGCCCAGGGGCACGGGGACGTCACGGTGGCCGGCCCGCCCGGCCGGAACTGGACGGCGGCCGGGCTCCTCGGCCAGGTGCGGGCCGAGGCGGAGCCGCTGGCCGCCGCGTTCGACGCGCGCAACGGCACCTCGGCCGTCGGGGACCGCCGCAAGGCCCGGCTCGCCCAGGAGCCGCTGCTCGCCGAGCCGCTGCCGCTCGGACTGCGCACCGCCGTGGTCCGCCCGGCCACGGCCCCCGGCGCCACGGGCACTCCGGCCTCCGGCACCGGCCCGGCGTCCCCGTCCGCGTCCCCGTCCGTGTCCCCGTCCGGCGTCGCGATCCCCGAGGACTTCGTCGAGCTGGTGCAGGAGGCGCGCCGGCTCTCCGGTGCGGGGCAGCCCTCCGAGCACCGCCTGTGGGAGCGGATCGCCGAGCGGATGGCGGACGGCAGCGCGCCCGACCCGCACGACCACCGCCTGGGCCCGCGCGAGCTGCTGGAGGCCGAGCTGGCCGACCACCGGGCGGACGGGCACGGCAACGCGGAGCGCAGGACCGAATTCGCCGCCGAACAGGACCGGGCGGCCGGGCTGTTCGCCCGTGCGGGCATGCCGTGGCACGCGCTCGCCGCCCGGGCCAACGCCCTCGCGTGGGGCGCCGAGTGGCAGGACGGCGAGACGGCCGGCCGGGAGGAGACGGCGGCCGGGATCGACGCCCTCCTCGCCGAGGCGGAACGGCTCGCGGCCGAGGCGCCGTTCACCGGCGAGGCGCCCGGTGCCGGCGAGACGGCGGTTTCCGCACACTCCGGCAACGACGTCGGCCGGACCCGGGTCCTGCACCGTCTGATGGTCCTGAACGCCGCCGCGTACAGCGCCTACCGCGAGGTCCTGGAGCAGCTGCCCGAGCCCTCGGAGGCCGCCGTGGCGCGGTTCGACGCGTTCAGCGGAAGGCTGCGGACGGAGTCCGAGCGGCTGTCCGCGCCCCATCAGACGGCCAACGCGCGTCAGTACGTGGCCGATCTGGCCGCGCGGCGCGGGGACCTCGCCCTCGCCGAGGCCGAGCTGCGCGCGGCCCTGGCCGATGTGGCGGCGGCCGGCCGGCCCTGGCGCGGCTCCCGGCCGCGGTGTCTGCTCGCCCAGTTCCTGCTCGCCCGGCAGGAACCGGACGAGGCCGTCGAGCTGCTGCACCAGGCGATCGGCGACGCGGTGCGCCACGACGACGCCGGCTTCCCGCTGGCCCCGTCGTACGCGCTGCTCGGCCACGCCGCCTCGCACCAGGGGGACGTCGGCGGCGCGGTCCGGCATCTGTCGGAGGCGGCCGCGCGGTACGACCAGGACGGGGATCGGGAGGAGGCCATGGACGTCCGGCTCCAGCTCGCCGACGTGCTCGCCCGCGCGGGACAGCAGGCCGACGCCGTCGCCGTCCTGGAGTCGGTGCTCTCCGACGAGGCGGCCGACGGCCTCGACGAGCGGATGCTCGCCCAGGCGCGGCTGACCCTCGCGCGCGGCCTGCGGGAGCTCGGCGAGCCGTTGCCCGCGGCCGAGGAGTTCCTGCGGCTCGCGGACACCGTCGCCGGCTGGGAGGACGACCGGGCGGTCCACACCCTGGTGGCGGCGGAGGCGGCGGTCACGCTGGCGCTGGCCGACCGCTGGGACGCGGCGGCCTCGGCGTACGACCGGGCCGTCGCCGCGCACGCCGAGGCCGGGAACCCGCCGATGCTCGCCCACATGATGCGCGAGTTCGCCCGGCTGACCATGCTCGCCCGGGAGGAGGAGGGCGTGGACGCGGCCCTGGAGCATCTGGCCCGGGCCGACGCGCTGCTCGCGGCCGAGCCCCAGGACACCGAGGACTTCGCCCTCTGGTACGAGCAGGGTTCCGTGCACTACCGGCGGGGCCGGGTGCTCGCCGAGGCCCAGCGCTTCCCCGAGGCCCTGGAGGCGGTGGAGGCCGCGATCGCCGCGCACGAGCGGGGCGGCGAGGAGGGCGAGGTGCCGCGTGCCGAGGCCGTCCGTATCGCCGCCCTGATCGAGGGCAACGGCCTGGAGCGGCGCGCGGCGGCGGTCACCCGCCTCGCGGCCGCGGCGGCCCGCTGCCGGGCCGGGGGCCTGCCGGAGGCGGCGGACATCCTGGACGCGCTCCGGAAGGAGTTCCAGGAGCGCTAG
- a CDS encoding sensor histidine kinase, with protein MTVLVLLLCCAVVGALCFAAGAAYVRGAGYVLGAGYVRGARRRVRGGPGGRGDRPGPHSDTVERATFQTLHTASLAAPPLRAGLAPDTARKAVRRLRPLLGTQSLALTGLDGVLAWEGTGEHHGEQLAAHVAKAVQAGRTRTFSVDCDRADCAVRFGVVAPLTAGGRPKGALAAFGSHDSAAVARATEEVARWVSVQLELAELDRARSSLIEAEIRALRAQISPHFIYNSLAAIASFVRTDPERARELLLEFADFTRYSFRRHGEFTTLAEELGSIEQYLELVRARFGDRLQVTLQIAPEVLPVALPFLCLQPLVENAVKHGLEDSVDRSLITIAAVDEGSAARVSIEDNGVGMDPERLRRILHGEGGPTTGIGLRNVDERLRQVYGPHEGLVIETGVGAGMKITLRIPKYHAGVHAGAPATHR; from the coding sequence ATGACCGTGCTCGTGCTGCTGCTCTGCTGCGCCGTCGTCGGGGCGCTCTGCTTCGCCGCCGGCGCCGCCTACGTCAGGGGCGCGGGATACGTCCTCGGCGCCGGGTACGTACGGGGCGCCCGCCGCCGCGTACGTGGCGGGCCCGGCGGGCGCGGCGACCGGCCCGGCCCGCACTCCGACACCGTCGAACGCGCCACCTTCCAGACCCTGCACACCGCGTCCCTCGCCGCGCCGCCGCTGCGCGCCGGGCTCGCCCCCGACACGGCCCGCAAGGCGGTGCGCCGGCTCCGCCCGCTGCTCGGCACCCAGTCCCTCGCGCTGACCGGACTCGACGGCGTGCTCGCCTGGGAGGGCACCGGCGAGCACCACGGGGAGCAGCTCGCCGCGCATGTCGCCAAGGCGGTGCAGGCCGGCCGCACCCGTACCTTCTCGGTGGACTGCGACCGCGCCGACTGCGCCGTACGCTTCGGGGTCGTCGCCCCGCTCACCGCGGGCGGACGCCCCAAGGGCGCCCTCGCCGCCTTCGGCTCGCACGACTCCGCCGCCGTCGCCCGCGCCACCGAGGAAGTGGCCCGCTGGGTCTCGGTCCAGCTGGAACTGGCCGAGCTCGACCGCGCGCGCAGCAGCCTCATCGAGGCGGAGATCCGCGCCCTGCGCGCACAGATCTCGCCCCACTTCATTTACAACTCGCTCGCCGCGATCGCCTCGTTCGTCCGCACCGACCCCGAGCGGGCCCGTGAACTCCTCCTGGAGTTCGCCGACTTCACCCGCTACTCGTTCCGCAGGCACGGCGAGTTCACCACCCTGGCCGAGGAACTGGGCTCCATCGAGCAGTATCTGGAACTGGTCCGCGCCCGGTTCGGCGACCGCCTCCAGGTCACCCTGCAGATCGCCCCCGAGGTGCTGCCGGTCGCCCTGCCCTTCCTCTGCCTCCAGCCCCTGGTGGAGAACGCCGTCAAGCACGGCCTGGAGGACTCCGTCGACCGCAGCCTCATCACCATCGCCGCCGTCGACGAGGGCTCGGCCGCCCGCGTCAGCATCGAGGACAACGGCGTCGGCATGGACCCGGAGCGGCTGCGCCGCATCCTGCACGGCGAGGGCGGACCCACCACCGGGATCGGCCTGCGCAACGTCGACGAACGGCTCCGCCAGGTCTACGGCCCGCACGAGGGCCTGGTCATCGAGACCGGCGTCGGCGCCGGCATGAAGATCACGCTGCGCATCCCCAAGTACCACGCCGGGGTGCACGCGGGGGCGCCGGCCACCCATCGGTGA
- a CDS encoding cation acetate symporter: MNQPYGVIAVSAVIVATVAVGALGLRISRTTSDFYVASRSVPARLNAAAISGEYLSAASFLGIAGLVLAQGVDMLWFPVGYTAGYLVLLAFVAAPLRRSGAYTLPDFAEARLESRAVRRAAGILVVVVGWLYLVPQLQGAGLTLGTLTGLPHWSGGIVVAVVVALSVAAGGMRSITFVQAFQYWLKLTALLVPLLFLLFAWYADGRPDPALDEPPGFRRHSQVRIDDTLTLGLDAPLRVTVTGTVDGLRHDTEEVDLTAGRHRVEAGTVLGFPAGSPLPERATAGADGGTNTGWAEPRGQAGEEHPLYATYGLIFATFMGAMGLPHVVVRFYTNPDGRAARRTTVVVLGLVGVFYVLAPVYGALGRVYAPDLLLTGSTDTAVLMLPDRLVGGTAGDLLGALLAAGACAAFLSTASGLTMAVAGVLTQDFLPSPRGVRHFRLAAAVAVAVPAAAHVVVQGLSVANAVGLAFAVAASSFCPLLLLGIWWRRLTAAGAVAGMVAGGGAALTAVLATVAGRPDSGWPRALLAWPAVWTVPLGFLTMILVSLATPKGVPAGTDAIMARLHLPEPPPVPHPTPAGTWKTRR; the protein is encoded by the coding sequence GTGAACCAGCCCTACGGCGTGATCGCCGTGTCCGCCGTGATCGTCGCCACGGTCGCGGTCGGCGCCCTCGGACTGCGCATCTCCCGCACCACCTCCGACTTCTACGTGGCCTCGCGCAGCGTGCCCGCCCGCCTCAACGCCGCCGCCATCAGCGGCGAGTACCTCTCCGCCGCGTCCTTCCTCGGCATCGCCGGACTCGTCCTCGCCCAGGGCGTCGACATGCTGTGGTTCCCCGTCGGCTACACCGCCGGCTATCTGGTGCTGCTCGCCTTCGTCGCCGCCCCGCTGCGCCGCTCCGGCGCCTACACCCTGCCCGACTTCGCCGAGGCGCGCCTGGAGTCCCGGGCCGTCCGGCGCGCCGCCGGCATCCTCGTCGTGGTCGTCGGCTGGCTCTATCTGGTGCCCCAGCTCCAGGGCGCCGGGCTCACCCTCGGCACCCTCACTGGACTGCCGCACTGGTCGGGCGGGATCGTCGTCGCCGTCGTCGTCGCCCTGTCCGTCGCGGCCGGCGGCATGCGCTCGATCACCTTCGTCCAGGCCTTCCAGTACTGGCTGAAACTCACCGCCCTGCTCGTGCCGCTGCTGTTCCTGCTGTTCGCCTGGTACGCCGACGGGCGGCCCGACCCCGCCCTCGACGAGCCGCCCGGCTTCCGCCGGCACAGCCAGGTGCGCATCGACGACACCCTCACCCTCGGCCTCGACGCGCCGCTGCGAGTCACCGTCACCGGCACCGTCGACGGGCTCCGCCACGACACCGAGGAGGTCGACCTGACGGCCGGCCGCCACCGCGTCGAGGCCGGCACCGTCCTCGGCTTCCCCGCCGGCAGCCCGCTGCCCGAGCGCGCCACCGCCGGCGCCGACGGCGGCACCAACACCGGCTGGGCCGAACCGCGCGGCCAGGCGGGCGAGGAGCACCCGCTCTACGCCACGTACGGACTGATCTTCGCCACCTTCATGGGCGCCATGGGCCTGCCGCACGTCGTCGTCCGCTTCTACACCAACCCCGACGGCCGGGCCGCCCGCCGCACCACCGTCGTGGTCCTCGGCCTCGTCGGCGTCTTCTACGTCCTCGCGCCGGTGTACGGGGCGCTCGGCCGGGTGTACGCGCCGGACCTGCTGCTCACCGGCAGCACCGACACCGCCGTCCTGATGCTGCCGGACCGGCTCGTCGGCGGCACCGCGGGCGATCTGCTCGGCGCGCTCCTCGCGGCCGGCGCCTGCGCCGCGTTCCTGTCCACCGCCTCCGGCCTCACCATGGCCGTCGCGGGCGTCCTCACCCAGGACTTCCTGCCCTCGCCGCGCGGTGTACGGCACTTCCGGCTCGCCGCCGCCGTGGCCGTCGCGGTGCCCGCCGCCGCGCACGTCGTCGTGCAGGGCCTGTCCGTCGCCAACGCCGTCGGCCTCGCCTTCGCCGTGGCCGCCTCGTCCTTCTGCCCGCTGCTGCTGCTCGGCATCTGGTGGCGCCGGCTCACCGCCGCGGGCGCCGTCGCGGGCATGGTCGCCGGCGGCGGGGCCGCGCTCACCGCCGTCCTCGCCACGGTCGCCGGCCGGCCGGACTCCGGCTGGCCGCGCGCCCTCCTCGCCTGGCCGGCCGTCTGGACCGTACCGCTCGGCTTCCTCACCATGATCCTGGTCTCCCTTGCCACCCCGAAGGGCGTCCCGGCCGGCACCGACGCGATCATGGCGCGGCTGCACCTGCCCGAGCCGCCGCCCGTGCCCCACCCCACGCCCGCCGGAACCTGGAAGACGCGCCGATGA